One region of Nitrospira sp. genomic DNA includes:
- a CDS encoding transcriptional repressor, with product MTINPQDIQVRFRRHAVRLTRQRAAIYAALVATTSHPTADDLYRMVRREHPMMSRNTVYYTLGVLRKAGLVQEVNVGHEVARFDGNVTIHHHLICVQCGRIEDVMDEELDRLEISTTQARGFHILGHRVEFHGYCVGC from the coding sequence ATGACGATCAATCCGCAGGACATCCAGGTTCGATTTCGTCGACATGCCGTCCGCCTGACGCGTCAGCGGGCGGCGATCTATGCTGCGTTGGTGGCAACCACCAGTCACCCGACTGCCGACGACTTGTACCGGATGGTCAGGCGTGAGCATCCGATGATGTCGAGGAATACGGTCTATTACACCCTGGGGGTCCTACGGAAAGCCGGATTGGTGCAGGAAGTCAATGTGGGGCACGAGGTGGCGCGGTTCGACGGAAACGTCACCATACACCATCACCTCATTTGTGTGCAGTGCGGTCGGATCGAAGATGTGATGGACGAAGAGCTGGACCGCTTGGAGATCTCCACTACGCAGGCCAGGGGGTTTCACATTCTCGGACATCGTGTAGAGTTTCACGGCTACTGTGTGGGCTGTTGA
- a CDS encoding 6-carboxytetrahydropterin synthase → MAAVLLNKRIEFCASHRYHKPEWDAAKNRATFGACNNDPGHGHNYMLEVTVAGEVDPRTGMVVNLFDLKVVLLQVLEEFDHKHLNLDLPYFKAQIPTSENIARVLWDKLDAQRDIGKLQRLSLYEDEDLCADLTAEAGLDVASVTRRYSFTAVHEGHRGHTWDVFVSVHGPIDRETGMVTDIVALDRLVHDRILLPFEGRDLRIALATPSVTGEYLAKAVWDRIVSVVPAGRLQLVKVVQSRDLSYEYCG, encoded by the coding sequence ATGGCGGCTGTGCTCTTAAATAAGCGCATTGAATTTTGCGCCTCTCATCGGTATCACAAACCCGAGTGGGATGCCGCAAAGAACCGGGCGACGTTCGGAGCCTGCAATAACGATCCCGGCCATGGTCACAACTATATGTTGGAGGTGACTGTCGCGGGTGAAGTCGATCCACGCACCGGTATGGTCGTGAATCTCTTCGATCTCAAGGTGGTGTTATTGCAGGTGCTGGAAGAGTTTGATCATAAGCATCTCAACCTAGACCTGCCCTATTTCAAGGCGCAGATTCCGACCTCAGAAAACATCGCACGTGTACTCTGGGACAAACTTGATGCCCAGCGGGACATCGGCAAACTGCAACGCCTGTCGCTGTATGAGGACGAAGATCTCTGTGCCGATCTTACGGCGGAAGCCGGGTTGGATGTCGCGTCAGTCACGAGGCGGTATTCTTTCACGGCCGTGCATGAGGGCCACCGCGGGCATACGTGGGATGTATTTGTGTCGGTACATGGCCCGATCGATCGGGAGACCGGAATGGTGACGGATATCGTCGCACTGGATCGGCTGGTCCACGACCGTATCCTGCTTCCATTCGAGGGGCGCGACCTTCGTATTGCGCTGGCGACTCCCTCTGTCACGGGAGAATATCTGGCCAAGGCCGTGTGGGATCGAATTGTCTCGGTGGTTCCGGCTGGCCGCCTGCAACTCGTCAAGGTTGTTCAATCTCGAGACCTGTCCTACGAATACTGCGGATGA
- a CDS encoding DUF3501 family protein — protein MMPPLTQADVLSPDEYERQRESYRRRIIELKRRRRISLGDKITLVFENRETLRFQVQEMIRVERILDPQKIQDELDVYNALLPAAGELSATLLIELTEANTMKEWLDRFMGLDHGEKLGLRAGGELVYGEFEGGHSHETKISAVHFVRFRPTPGMVSALSDQAVRVALSVHHSGYDAEVDVPWTMREEWVADLRPRA, from the coding sequence ATGATGCCACCGCTGACACAAGCCGATGTTTTGAGCCCCGATGAGTACGAGCGGCAGCGTGAGTCCTATCGGCGGCGCATTATTGAACTGAAACGCCGCCGACGGATCTCGCTCGGCGACAAAATCACATTGGTCTTCGAGAATCGCGAGACCTTACGATTCCAAGTTCAGGAAATGATCCGGGTGGAACGTATCTTGGACCCGCAGAAGATCCAGGATGAGTTGGATGTGTACAACGCGCTCTTGCCGGCTGCCGGTGAATTGAGCGCAACGCTCTTGATTGAGCTGACGGAAGCGAACACGATGAAGGAGTGGCTGGATCGCTTCATGGGACTGGACCATGGCGAGAAGCTTGGGTTGCGAGCCGGCGGAGAACTGGTCTATGGGGAATTCGAAGGCGGGCACAGTCATGAGACCAAAATCAGCGCGGTGCATTTTGTGCGCTTCCGTCCGACTCCAGGGATGGTAAGTGCCTTGTCTGATCAGGCTGTACGCGTGGCCCTGTCCGTTCACCATTCCGGATACGATGCCGAAGTCGATGTGCCCTGGACGATGCGTGAGGAATGGGTGGCGGATCTCCGCCCCCGCGCATAA
- a CDS encoding rubrerythrin family protein yields MGNSLKGTKSHENLKHAFAGESQANRRYLYFARRADIEGYPDVGGLFRDTSEAETGHAFGHLDFLKEVGDPATGVPIGNTEANLKSAIEGETYEYTQMYPGMAKTARDEGFSELAEWFETLAKAERSHANRFTKGLDSLKQQ; encoded by the coding sequence ATGGGAAACAGTTTGAAGGGCACCAAGAGTCATGAGAACCTCAAGCACGCATTTGCCGGTGAATCGCAGGCCAACCGGCGCTATCTCTATTTTGCGCGCCGCGCCGATATTGAGGGCTATCCCGACGTCGGTGGATTGTTCCGCGATACATCCGAGGCGGAAACGGGTCATGCCTTCGGGCATTTGGATTTCCTGAAGGAAGTTGGGGATCCTGCGACTGGTGTGCCGATCGGAAATACCGAGGCCAATTTGAAATCTGCGATCGAAGGCGAAACCTACGAATACACCCAGATGTATCCAGGCATGGCCAAGACGGCGCGCGATGAAGGTTTCTCCGAATTGGCGGAATGGTTCGAGACCTTGGCGAAGGCCGAGCGGTCCCATGCCAATCGATTTACCAAGGGCCTTGATAGCTTGAAGCAGCAATAG
- the rfbC gene encoding dTDP-4-dehydrorhamnose 3,5-epimerase, translating to MRIVPTPLSGLFQIEPDVFGDARGKFVEIFRESRYDAASIEKPFVQDNFSWSVRGTLRGLHYQLGRPQGKLVMVVKGSVYDVAVDIRQGSPTFGQWYGVELSDTTMRQLYIPPGFAHGFCVLSEEAGFLYKCTDVYSPADERGIIWNDPELAIAWPITAPLLSPKDQAYKCLADMTTELPRYIGR from the coding sequence ATGCGGATTGTGCCGACGCCGCTCAGCGGCCTGTTTCAAATCGAACCCGATGTGTTTGGAGATGCTCGGGGGAAGTTCGTCGAGATCTTTCGGGAGTCGCGCTATGACGCGGCATCCATTGAGAAGCCATTCGTGCAAGACAATTTTTCCTGGTCCGTGCGTGGCACGTTGCGAGGGCTCCACTATCAGCTGGGCCGTCCTCAGGGAAAATTAGTCATGGTGGTGAAAGGCTCAGTCTATGATGTAGCGGTCGACATCCGGCAGGGGTCGCCAACCTTTGGGCAGTGGTATGGGGTGGAATTGTCGGACACGACGATGCGCCAACTCTATATTCCTCCCGGCTTCGCCCACGGCTTTTGCGTGCTCAGCGAAGAGGCTGGGTTCCTGTACAAGTGTACGGATGTGTATTCCCCGGCGGATGAACGGGGCATTATCTGGAATGATCCGGAGTTGGCTATCGCCTGGCCTATCACTGCGCCACTGCTTTCGCCAAAAGATCAGGCCTATAAGTGTCTCGCCGATATGACGACGGAGTTGCCTCGCTACATCGGTCGGTAG